One Glycine max cultivar Williams 82 chromosome 6, Glycine_max_v4.0, whole genome shotgun sequence DNA segment encodes these proteins:
- the CAT5 gene encoding catalase isoform X1 → MDPYKLRPSSAFNSPFWTTNSGAPVWNNNSSLTVGARGPILLEDYHLVEKLANFDRERIPERVVHARGASAKGFFEVTHDISHLTCADFLRAPGVQTPVIVRFSTVIHERGSPETLRDPRGFAVKFYTREGNFDLVGNNLPVFFVRDGMKFPDMVHALKPNPKNHIQENWRILDFFSHFPESLHMFTFLFDDLGVPQDYRHMDGFGVNTYTLINKAGKAVYVKFHWKTTSGIKCLLEEEAIKVGGANHSHATQDLHDSIAAGNYPEWKLFVQTIDPEHEDKFDFDPLDVTKTWPEDIIPLQPVGRLVLNKNIDNFFAENEQLAFCPAIVVPGVYYSDDKMLQTRIFSYADSQRHRLGPNYLQLPANAPKCAHHNNHHEGFMNFIHRDEEV, encoded by the exons GTCCAATTCTGCTTGAGGATTATCATCTTGTGGAGAAGCTTGCAAACTTTGACAGGGAACGTATCCCAGAACGTGTTGTCCATGCCAGGGGAGCTAGTGCAAAGGGTTTCTTTGAGGTCACACATGACATTTCTCACCTGACATGTGCAGATTTCCTTCGAGCCCCTGGAGTTCAGACGCCTGTAATTGTTCGTTTCTCAACTGTCATTCATGAGCGTGGTAGCCCTGAAACCTTGAGGGACCCTCGAGGTTTTGCCGTGAAGTTTTACACCAGAGAG GGTAACTTTGACCTTGTTGGAAACAACCTTCCCGTCTTCTTTGTACGTGACGGCATGAAATTTCCAGATATGGTTCATGCTCTTAAACCCAATCCCAAGAACCACATCCAAGAGAATTGGAGGATCCTTGACTTCTTCTCTCACTTTCCAGAAAGCCTTCACATGTTCACCTTTTTATTTGATGATTTGGGTGTTCCACAAGATTACAGGCATATGGATGGTTTTGGAGTTAACACATATACGCTGATCAACAAGGCTGGGAAAGCAGTGTATGTGAAATTTCACTGGAAGACCACTAGTGGTATAAAGTGTCTATTGGAGGAAGAGGCCATTAAGGTGGGAGGAGCCAACCACAGCCATGCCACTCAAGACCTCCATGATTCAATTGCTGCTGGTAACTATCCTGAGTGGAAACTGTTTGTTCAGACAATAGATCCTGAGCACGAAGACAAATTTGACTTTGACCCTCTTGATGTTACTAAGACTTGGCCTGAGGACATTATACCCTTGCAGCCTGTTGGTCGCTTGGTCCTGAATAAGAACATAGATAATTTCTTTGCTGAGAATGAACAACTTGCATTTTGCCCTGCCATTGTGGTTCCTGGTGTATACTACTCAGATGATAAGATGCTTCAAACCAGGATATTCTCTTATGCTGATTCACAAAGGCACAGACTTGGACCAAACTATCTGCAACTTCCTGCTAATGCTCCCAAGTGTGCTCACCACAACAATCATCATGAAGGTTTCATGAATTTCATTCACAGGGATGAGGAG GTATGA
- the LOC100785135 gene encoding protein NLP4 isoform X2 has protein sequence MMGDGGVISSAATMMEAPPPDGTTTTSMDFDYMGELFLDGCWMEASADGSDFLLQSPSFSNTLFDPSFSWPALETNHNESQVAAFGSQQESHNNNMVSVVAGGDYSQQFQSETHSVEGASEGIRRWWFAPTHTPTPSPGPGPSIMEKLIRALMWIKDYNRNKDMLIQIWVPVHKEGRPILAADDLLFSLESKSLNLAKYREISVTYKFSAEESDSKELAWGLPGRVFRDKVPEWTPDVRFFKIDEYPRVDHAQEYDVRGTLAVPIFEQGSKTCLGVIEVVMTTQQINYGPELESVCKALEAVDLRSSKQLSIQNVKACNRSYEAALPEIHEVLRSACEMHKLPLAQTWVPCVQQGKEGCRHSEDNYLLCISPVEHACYVGDPSIRSFHEACTEHHLLKGEGVAGGAFMTNQPCFSDDITSLSKKDYPMSHHARLFGLRAAVAIRLRSIYNSTDDFVLEFFLPVDCNDIEEQRKMLTSLSNIIQRVCRSLRVIREKELEEANLSVNEVIALADSGFTRDEICSEPQQKGMVASLDTEEKSSETMGRKFSEPRQQQESPILKGNLDCVRECSTSVEGNLSSPGTSKTGERRRVKAEKTITLQVLRQYFAGSLKDAAKNIGVCTTTLKRICRQHGIKRWPSRKIKKVGHSLQKLQLVIDSVQGASGAFQINSFYSNFPDLASPNLSGTGFFSTLNQSDNPNSTSTQPEHGSLSPEGASKSPSSSSSQSSISSHSCSSMSELQQQHTTNIASDKDPATVGEYSADVVLKLIRNEAKLKSLSQDRAKLLPRSLSQETLGEHPKTQYQLPLLKTSSSKVDSHRVKVTYGDEKTRFRMLKNWVYEDLLQEIGRKFNVSDMSKFDVKYLDDDCEWILLTCDADLEECIDVCQSSESGTIKLSLQPSSHSVRSSLEFR, from the exons ATGATGGGAGATGGTGGTGTGATATCATCTGCTGCTACCATGATGGAAGCTCCACCACCTGATGGAACAACAACAACTTCAATGGATTTTGATTACATGGGTGAGCTTTTCTTAGATGGGTGCTGGATGGAGGCCTCTGCTGATGGATCTGATTTCTTGCTGCAAAGTCCTTCATTTTCCAATACCCTCTTTGACCCTTCATTCTCCTGGCCTGCCTTGGAGACCAACCACAATGAATCCCAGGTTGCTGCTTTTGGGAGTCAACAAGAAAGTCATAATAACAACATGGTTAGTGTTGTTGCTGGTGGTGATTATAGTCAGCAGTTTCAGTCTGAGACTCATTCAGTTGAAGGTGCATCTGAAGGTATCAGAAGGTGGTGGTTTGCACCCACACACACTCCCACACCTAGTCCAGGACCTGGGCCTTCTATAATGGAGAAGCTAATAAGGGCCCTCATGTGGATCAAAGATTACAATAGGAACAAAGATATGCTTATACAGATTTGGGTGCCAGTTCATAAAGAGGGTAGGCCGATTCTTGCAGCCGATGATCTTCTGTTCTCGCTTGAATCCAAGTCTCTGAACCTTGCCAAGTACCGCGAAATCTCTGTGACATATAAGTTCTCTGCAGAGGAGAGTGACTCCAAGGAGTTGGCGTGGGGATTGCCCGGTCGAGTGTTTAGGGACAAGGTTCCTGAGTGGACTCCTGATGTTAGATTCTTTAAAATTGATGAGTATCCAAGAGTTGACCATGCTCAAGAGTATGATGTGCGTGGAACGTTGGCAGTTCCAATCTTTGAGCAAGGAAGCAAGACGTGCTTGGGGGTTATTGAGGTTGTGATGACTACTCAGCAGATTAACTATGGCCCTGAACTTGAGAGTGTTTGCAAAGCACTTGAG GCTGTTGATCTTAGAAGCTCAAAACAATTAAGTATTCAGAATGTGAAG GCATGCAACAGGTCCTATGAAGCTGCACTACCTGAGATTCATGAGGTGCTGAGATCTGCTTGTGAAATGCACAAATTACCTTTAGCTCAAACTTGGGTCCCATGTGTCCAACAAGGCAAAGAGGGGTGCCGGCACTCTGAAGATAATTATCTACTCTGCATATCTCCTGTGGAGCATGCTTGCTATGTTGGTGATCCTTCTATTAGGTCATTTCACGAGGCTTGCACTGAGCATCACTTGTTAAAAGGTGAGGGTGTTGCTGGGGGAGCTTTCATGACAAACCAGCCGTGCTTCTCAGATGATATAACTTCCTTAAGCAAGAAAGACTATCCAATGTCTCATCACGCGAGGTTGTTTGGATTGCGCGCTGCTGTTGCTATACGCCTTCGAAGCATCTATAATAGCACAGATGACTTTGTTCTAGAGTTCTTCTTGCCCGTAGATTGCAATGACATTGAAGAACAGAGAAAGATGCTTACTTCATTGTCCAACATTATACAAAGGGTTTGTCGCAGCTTGCGCGTTATAAGAGAAAAGGAATTGGAGGAAGCTAACTTGTCAGTTAATGAAGTGATAGCCCTTGCAGACAGTGGATTTACTAGGGATGAAATTTGTTCGGAACCCCAACAAAAAGGGATGGTTGCCTCATTGGATactgaagaaaaatcaagtgaAACAATGGGTAGAAAATTCTCTGAACCAAGGCAGCAACAAGAAAGTCCTATTTTAAAAGGAAACCTTGACTGTGTTAGGGAGTGTTCTACGTCTGTTGAGGGTAACTTATCAAGTCCGGGAACAAGTAAAACTGGAGAGAGAAGACGGGTTAAAGCAGAGAAAACTATAACTTTGCAAGTTCTTAGACAATATTTTGCTGGAAGCCTAAAAGATGCTGCCAAGAATATTGGTG TTTGTACTACAACTTTGAAAAGGATCTGCCGGCAGCATGGGATAAAGCGTTGGCCTTCTCGAAAGATCAAAAAGGTTGGCCACTCCTTACAAAAACTTCAACTTGTCATCGACTCGGTTCAAGGTGCCTCTGGTGCATTTCAAATCAATTCCTTCTATTCAAACTTCCCGGATCTAGCTTCTCCAAATTTATCAGGAACTGGCTTCTTCTCAACTTTGAATCAAAGTGATAATCCAAACTCAACAAGCACGCAGCCTGAACATGGCTCATTGAGCCCAGAAGGTGCATCAAAATCACCCTCTTCGTCGAGCAGCCAGAGTTCCATTTCAAGCCATTCCTGCTCTAGCATGTCAGAGCTACAACAGCAGCACACAACTAACATTGCCAGTGACAAAGATCCTGCCACGGTTGGTGAATATTCTGCTGATGTTGTGTTGAAGTTGATCAGAAACGAGGCAAAGCTTAAAAGCCTTAGTCAAGATAGAGCAAAGCTCTTGCCAAGATCACTGAGCCAGGAAACACTTGGTGAACACCCGAAAACTCAGTATCAACTGCCTTTATTGAAAACCAGTAGCAGCAAGGTGGATTCTCACAGAGTAAAAGTCACATATGGAGATGAGAAAACCCGGTTTCGGATGCTGAAAAATTGGGTCTATGAAGATCTTCTGCAGGAAATTGGTAGGAAATTTAATGTGAGTGACATGAGCAAATTTGATGTCAAATACTTGGATGATGATTGTGAGTGGATACTACTCACTTGTGATGCTGATTTAGAGGAGTGCATTGATGTTTGTCAATCTTCCGAGAGTGGTACCATCAAACTTAGTCTACAACCTTCTAGTCATAGTGTGAGAAGTTCTTTAGAATTTAGATAA
- the CAT5 gene encoding catalase yields the protein MDPYKLRPSSAFNSPFWTTNSGAPVWNNNSSLTVGARGPILLEDYHLVEKLANFDRERIPERVVHARGASAKGFFEVTHDISHLTCADFLRAPGVQTPVIVRFSTVIHERGSPETLRDPRGFAVKFYTREGNFDLVGNNLPVFFVRDGMKFPDMVHALKPNPKNHIQENWRILDFFSHFPESLHMFTFLFDDLGVPQDYRHMDGFGVNTYTLINKAGKAVYVKFHWKTTSGIKCLLEEEAIKVGGANHSHATQDLHDSIAAGNYPEWKLFVQTIDPEHEDKFDFDPLDVTKTWPEDIIPLQPVGRLVLNKNIDNFFAENEQLAFCPAIVVPGVYYSDDKMLQTRIFSYADSQRHRLGPNYLQLPANAPKCAHHNNHHEGFMNFIHRDEEVNYFPSRYDPVRHAETFPIPPAICSGRREKCGIEKENNFKQPGERYRSWAPDRQDRFNRRWVDALSDPRVTHEIRSVWISYWSQADRSLGQKIASRLSMRPNI from the exons GTCCAATTCTGCTTGAGGATTATCATCTTGTGGAGAAGCTTGCAAACTTTGACAGGGAACGTATCCCAGAACGTGTTGTCCATGCCAGGGGAGCTAGTGCAAAGGGTTTCTTTGAGGTCACACATGACATTTCTCACCTGACATGTGCAGATTTCCTTCGAGCCCCTGGAGTTCAGACGCCTGTAATTGTTCGTTTCTCAACTGTCATTCATGAGCGTGGTAGCCCTGAAACCTTGAGGGACCCTCGAGGTTTTGCCGTGAAGTTTTACACCAGAGAG GGTAACTTTGACCTTGTTGGAAACAACCTTCCCGTCTTCTTTGTACGTGACGGCATGAAATTTCCAGATATGGTTCATGCTCTTAAACCCAATCCCAAGAACCACATCCAAGAGAATTGGAGGATCCTTGACTTCTTCTCTCACTTTCCAGAAAGCCTTCACATGTTCACCTTTTTATTTGATGATTTGGGTGTTCCACAAGATTACAGGCATATGGATGGTTTTGGAGTTAACACATATACGCTGATCAACAAGGCTGGGAAAGCAGTGTATGTGAAATTTCACTGGAAGACCACTAGTGGTATAAAGTGTCTATTGGAGGAAGAGGCCATTAAGGTGGGAGGAGCCAACCACAGCCATGCCACTCAAGACCTCCATGATTCAATTGCTGCTGGTAACTATCCTGAGTGGAAACTGTTTGTTCAGACAATAGATCCTGAGCACGAAGACAAATTTGACTTTGACCCTCTTGATGTTACTAAGACTTGGCCTGAGGACATTATACCCTTGCAGCCTGTTGGTCGCTTGGTCCTGAATAAGAACATAGATAATTTCTTTGCTGAGAATGAACAACTTGCATTTTGCCCTGCCATTGTGGTTCCTGGTGTATACTACTCAGATGATAAGATGCTTCAAACCAGGATATTCTCTTATGCTGATTCACAAAGGCACAGACTTGGACCAAACTATCTGCAACTTCCTGCTAATGCTCCCAAGTGTGCTCACCACAACAATCATCATGAAGGTTTCATGAATTTCATTCACAGGGATGAGGAG GTTAATTACTTCCCTTCAAGGTATGATCCTGTTCGTCATGCAGAAACGTTCCCCATACCTCCTGCTATCTGCAGTGGAAGGCGTGAAAAG TGTGGAATTGAGAAGGAGAACAACTTTAAGCAGCCCGGAGAGAGATACCGATCTTGGGCACCTGACAG GCAAGATAGATTTAATCGCCGATGGGTTGATGCTTTATCTGACCCACGGGTCACCCATGAAATCCGCAGTGTCTGGATATCTTACTGGTCTCAG GCTGACCGTTCTCTAGGCCAAAAGATAGCATCTCGTCTGAGCATGAGGCcaaatatttaa
- the LOC100785135 gene encoding protein NLP4 isoform X1 codes for MMGDGGVISSAATMMEAPPPDGTTTTSMDFDYMGELFLDGCWMEASADGSDFLLQSPSFSNTLFDPSFSWPALETNHNESQVAAFGSQQESHNNNMVSVVAGGDYSQQFQSETHSVEGASEGIRRWWFAPTHTPTPSPGPGPSIMEKLIRALMWIKDYNRNKDMLIQIWVPVHKEGRPILAADDLLFSLESKSLNLAKYREISVTYKFSAEESDSKELAWGLPGRVFRDKVPEWTPDVRFFKIDEYPRVDHAQEYDVRGTLAVPIFEQGSKTCLGVIEVVMTTQQINYGPELESVCKALEAVDLRSSKQLSIQNVKQACNRSYEAALPEIHEVLRSACEMHKLPLAQTWVPCVQQGKEGCRHSEDNYLLCISPVEHACYVGDPSIRSFHEACTEHHLLKGEGVAGGAFMTNQPCFSDDITSLSKKDYPMSHHARLFGLRAAVAIRLRSIYNSTDDFVLEFFLPVDCNDIEEQRKMLTSLSNIIQRVCRSLRVIREKELEEANLSVNEVIALADSGFTRDEICSEPQQKGMVASLDTEEKSSETMGRKFSEPRQQQESPILKGNLDCVRECSTSVEGNLSSPGTSKTGERRRVKAEKTITLQVLRQYFAGSLKDAAKNIGVCTTTLKRICRQHGIKRWPSRKIKKVGHSLQKLQLVIDSVQGASGAFQINSFYSNFPDLASPNLSGTGFFSTLNQSDNPNSTSTQPEHGSLSPEGASKSPSSSSSQSSISSHSCSSMSELQQQHTTNIASDKDPATVGEYSADVVLKLIRNEAKLKSLSQDRAKLLPRSLSQETLGEHPKTQYQLPLLKTSSSKVDSHRVKVTYGDEKTRFRMLKNWVYEDLLQEIGRKFNVSDMSKFDVKYLDDDCEWILLTCDADLEECIDVCQSSESGTIKLSLQPSSHSVRSSLEFR; via the exons ATGATGGGAGATGGTGGTGTGATATCATCTGCTGCTACCATGATGGAAGCTCCACCACCTGATGGAACAACAACAACTTCAATGGATTTTGATTACATGGGTGAGCTTTTCTTAGATGGGTGCTGGATGGAGGCCTCTGCTGATGGATCTGATTTCTTGCTGCAAAGTCCTTCATTTTCCAATACCCTCTTTGACCCTTCATTCTCCTGGCCTGCCTTGGAGACCAACCACAATGAATCCCAGGTTGCTGCTTTTGGGAGTCAACAAGAAAGTCATAATAACAACATGGTTAGTGTTGTTGCTGGTGGTGATTATAGTCAGCAGTTTCAGTCTGAGACTCATTCAGTTGAAGGTGCATCTGAAGGTATCAGAAGGTGGTGGTTTGCACCCACACACACTCCCACACCTAGTCCAGGACCTGGGCCTTCTATAATGGAGAAGCTAATAAGGGCCCTCATGTGGATCAAAGATTACAATAGGAACAAAGATATGCTTATACAGATTTGGGTGCCAGTTCATAAAGAGGGTAGGCCGATTCTTGCAGCCGATGATCTTCTGTTCTCGCTTGAATCCAAGTCTCTGAACCTTGCCAAGTACCGCGAAATCTCTGTGACATATAAGTTCTCTGCAGAGGAGAGTGACTCCAAGGAGTTGGCGTGGGGATTGCCCGGTCGAGTGTTTAGGGACAAGGTTCCTGAGTGGACTCCTGATGTTAGATTCTTTAAAATTGATGAGTATCCAAGAGTTGACCATGCTCAAGAGTATGATGTGCGTGGAACGTTGGCAGTTCCAATCTTTGAGCAAGGAAGCAAGACGTGCTTGGGGGTTATTGAGGTTGTGATGACTACTCAGCAGATTAACTATGGCCCTGAACTTGAGAGTGTTTGCAAAGCACTTGAG GCTGTTGATCTTAGAAGCTCAAAACAATTAAGTATTCAGAATGTGAAG cagGCATGCAACAGGTCCTATGAAGCTGCACTACCTGAGATTCATGAGGTGCTGAGATCTGCTTGTGAAATGCACAAATTACCTTTAGCTCAAACTTGGGTCCCATGTGTCCAACAAGGCAAAGAGGGGTGCCGGCACTCTGAAGATAATTATCTACTCTGCATATCTCCTGTGGAGCATGCTTGCTATGTTGGTGATCCTTCTATTAGGTCATTTCACGAGGCTTGCACTGAGCATCACTTGTTAAAAGGTGAGGGTGTTGCTGGGGGAGCTTTCATGACAAACCAGCCGTGCTTCTCAGATGATATAACTTCCTTAAGCAAGAAAGACTATCCAATGTCTCATCACGCGAGGTTGTTTGGATTGCGCGCTGCTGTTGCTATACGCCTTCGAAGCATCTATAATAGCACAGATGACTTTGTTCTAGAGTTCTTCTTGCCCGTAGATTGCAATGACATTGAAGAACAGAGAAAGATGCTTACTTCATTGTCCAACATTATACAAAGGGTTTGTCGCAGCTTGCGCGTTATAAGAGAAAAGGAATTGGAGGAAGCTAACTTGTCAGTTAATGAAGTGATAGCCCTTGCAGACAGTGGATTTACTAGGGATGAAATTTGTTCGGAACCCCAACAAAAAGGGATGGTTGCCTCATTGGATactgaagaaaaatcaagtgaAACAATGGGTAGAAAATTCTCTGAACCAAGGCAGCAACAAGAAAGTCCTATTTTAAAAGGAAACCTTGACTGTGTTAGGGAGTGTTCTACGTCTGTTGAGGGTAACTTATCAAGTCCGGGAACAAGTAAAACTGGAGAGAGAAGACGGGTTAAAGCAGAGAAAACTATAACTTTGCAAGTTCTTAGACAATATTTTGCTGGAAGCCTAAAAGATGCTGCCAAGAATATTGGTG TTTGTACTACAACTTTGAAAAGGATCTGCCGGCAGCATGGGATAAAGCGTTGGCCTTCTCGAAAGATCAAAAAGGTTGGCCACTCCTTACAAAAACTTCAACTTGTCATCGACTCGGTTCAAGGTGCCTCTGGTGCATTTCAAATCAATTCCTTCTATTCAAACTTCCCGGATCTAGCTTCTCCAAATTTATCAGGAACTGGCTTCTTCTCAACTTTGAATCAAAGTGATAATCCAAACTCAACAAGCACGCAGCCTGAACATGGCTCATTGAGCCCAGAAGGTGCATCAAAATCACCCTCTTCGTCGAGCAGCCAGAGTTCCATTTCAAGCCATTCCTGCTCTAGCATGTCAGAGCTACAACAGCAGCACACAACTAACATTGCCAGTGACAAAGATCCTGCCACGGTTGGTGAATATTCTGCTGATGTTGTGTTGAAGTTGATCAGAAACGAGGCAAAGCTTAAAAGCCTTAGTCAAGATAGAGCAAAGCTCTTGCCAAGATCACTGAGCCAGGAAACACTTGGTGAACACCCGAAAACTCAGTATCAACTGCCTTTATTGAAAACCAGTAGCAGCAAGGTGGATTCTCACAGAGTAAAAGTCACATATGGAGATGAGAAAACCCGGTTTCGGATGCTGAAAAATTGGGTCTATGAAGATCTTCTGCAGGAAATTGGTAGGAAATTTAATGTGAGTGACATGAGCAAATTTGATGTCAAATACTTGGATGATGATTGTGAGTGGATACTACTCACTTGTGATGCTGATTTAGAGGAGTGCATTGATGTTTGTCAATCTTCCGAGAGTGGTACCATCAAACTTAGTCTACAACCTTCTAGTCATAGTGTGAGAAGTTCTTTAGAATTTAGATAA